In the genome of Cupriavidus malaysiensis, one region contains:
- a CDS encoding branched-chain amino acid ABC transporter substrate-binding protein — translation MSGSRISRPLLAAAALSLLAGTASAAPVKIALVETLSGPQASTGLMFRAAARFAIDRLNAAGGWNGEPLQLVEYDNQGGPAGAADKLKAAVADGAQIVMQGSSSAVSGQITEDVRKFNLRNPGKEILYLNLGGEAMELTGEKCHFYHFRFATNAQIRVKALVAAMKPLNALGSRVYSINQNYSWGADMQKAIGDYAGLGGYTVVDKTLHDVNKVQDFSPYVAKIAAAKADTVITGNWSNDLLLLMKATKAAGLKTRFATVFLDQPGNVGNAGEVALGHYVAHPFNAEAGGADGEKLANDFKAKEGHLPVFIEPQSIFGIEMLGEALKSVKPEGGRLSTKALALALEKARVKTPLGEMSMRAADHQVLLPMVVSVVSKEAKFKVDGTDLGFKPVKAFSAADAATPPQASCKMQRPG, via the coding sequence ATGAGCGGTAGCCGTATTTCCCGTCCTTTGCTCGCGGCAGCGGCACTTTCCCTGCTGGCAGGCACGGCATCGGCGGCCCCGGTGAAGATCGCGCTGGTCGAGACCCTGTCCGGGCCGCAGGCATCGACCGGGCTGATGTTCCGCGCCGCGGCGCGCTTCGCCATCGACCGGCTCAACGCGGCCGGCGGCTGGAACGGCGAGCCGCTGCAACTGGTCGAGTACGACAACCAGGGCGGCCCGGCCGGCGCCGCCGACAAGCTGAAGGCCGCGGTGGCCGATGGCGCGCAGATCGTCATGCAGGGATCGTCCTCCGCCGTGTCGGGGCAGATCACCGAGGACGTGCGCAAGTTCAACCTGCGCAATCCGGGCAAGGAGATCCTCTACCTGAACCTGGGTGGGGAGGCGATGGAGCTGACCGGCGAGAAGTGCCACTTCTACCACTTCCGCTTCGCCACCAACGCGCAGATCCGCGTCAAGGCGCTGGTTGCCGCGATGAAGCCGCTGAACGCGCTGGGATCGCGCGTGTACTCGATCAACCAGAACTACTCCTGGGGCGCCGACATGCAGAAGGCCATCGGCGACTACGCCGGCCTGGGCGGCTACACGGTGGTCGACAAGACGCTGCACGACGTCAACAAGGTGCAGGACTTCTCGCCCTACGTGGCCAAGATCGCCGCCGCCAAGGCCGATACCGTGATCACCGGCAACTGGTCGAACGACCTGCTGCTGCTGATGAAGGCGACCAAGGCGGCCGGCCTGAAGACCCGCTTCGCCACCGTCTTCCTCGACCAGCCCGGCAACGTCGGCAATGCCGGCGAGGTCGCGCTCGGCCACTATGTCGCGCACCCCTTCAATGCCGAGGCGGGCGGCGCCGACGGCGAGAAGCTCGCCAACGACTTCAAGGCCAAGGAAGGCCACCTGCCGGTCTTCATCGAGCCGCAGTCGATCTTCGGCATCGAGATGCTGGGCGAGGCGCTGAAGTCGGTCAAGCCGGAGGGCGGCAGGCTCAGCACCAAGGCACTGGCGCTGGCGCTGGAAAAGGCCAGGGTCAAGACCCCGCTGGGCGAGATGAGCATGCGCGCGGCCGACCACCAGGTGCTGCTGCCGATGGTGGTGTCGGTGGTCAGCAAGGAGGCGAAGTTCAAGGTCGACGGCACCGACCTGGGCTTCAAGCCCGTCAAGGCCTTCTCCGCGGCCGACGCCGCCACGCCGCCGCAGGCGAGCTGCAAGATGCAGCGCCCCGGCTGA
- a CDS encoding branched-chain amino acid ABC transporter permease — translation MEYFIVSLLNGAIYGLLLFMVSAGLTLIFGMMGVLNFAHASFYMLGAYLAYTLQGVLGFWPALVVSPILVGLAGVAVERFFLRRVHRFGHAHELLLTFGLSFIIAELIKLFFGNFPVDYRVPPALDFAAFQLGATAYPFYRILMGGIALAMFGLIYLLLTRTRVGIVVRSAIYKPRMAEALGHNVPLVFMGVFGVGAALAGLAGAVAGAFYTTNPNMALELGVMVFVVVVVGGLGSLGGAMLASLLIGLITSLSVGVDRSLADLLALAGLREWAEQVGGLLTLKLSSLSATIPFALMLLILLVRPSGLMGEKE, via the coding sequence ATGGAATACTTCATCGTCTCGCTGCTCAACGGCGCGATCTACGGCCTGCTGCTGTTCATGGTATCGGCCGGCCTCACGCTGATCTTCGGCATGATGGGCGTGCTGAACTTCGCGCACGCCTCCTTCTACATGCTCGGTGCCTACCTGGCCTACACGCTGCAGGGCGTGCTCGGCTTCTGGCCCGCGCTGGTGGTCTCCCCCATCCTGGTCGGCCTGGCCGGCGTGGCGGTCGAGCGCTTCTTCCTGCGCCGCGTGCACCGCTTCGGCCACGCGCACGAACTGCTGCTGACCTTCGGCCTGTCCTTCATCATCGCCGAACTGATCAAGCTCTTCTTCGGCAACTTCCCGGTCGATTACCGCGTGCCGCCCGCGCTCGACTTCGCCGCCTTCCAGCTCGGCGCCACCGCCTATCCCTTCTACCGCATCCTGATGGGCGGCATCGCGCTGGCCATGTTCGGCCTGATCTACCTGCTGCTGACGCGCACCCGCGTCGGCATCGTGGTGCGCTCGGCCATCTACAAGCCGCGCATGGCCGAGGCGCTCGGCCACAACGTGCCGCTGGTCTTCATGGGCGTGTTCGGCGTCGGCGCCGCGCTGGCCGGGCTGGCCGGCGCGGTGGCCGGCGCCTTCTACACCACCAACCCGAACATGGCGCTGGAGCTCGGCGTGATGGTGTTCGTGGTGGTGGTGGTGGGCGGCCTGGGCTCGCTCGGCGGCGCCATGCTGGCCTCGCTGCTGATCGGCCTGATCACCTCGCTGTCGGTCGGCGTCGACCGCAGCCTGGCCGACCTGCTGGCCCTGGCCGGCCTGCGCGAATGGGCCGAGCAGGTGGGCGGCCTGCTCACGCTCAAGCTGTCGAGCCTGTCCGCCACCATCCCCTTCGCCTTGATGCTGCTGATCCTGCTGGTCCGCCCGTCCGGGCTGATGGGCGAGAAGGAATAA
- a CDS encoding branched-chain amino acid ABC transporter permease, with protein MTPIQKTLLLLAVAALAALPAVLSPALVNASIQMLIAVLFAAAFNLLSGQGGMLSFGHAAYFGIGTFATVHAMNAFGGNGLLPTPLLPLAGGAMGLLAGLAAGWFATQRAGVYFAMITLALAELLHALAPHLAGWFGGEAGISTMRMPAWGFSFGDSTQVYYLTLAWVLLSLGLLYLYTLTPVGRLTLGLRENANRLRFLGYDVHRLGVLVFAVSAMFSGVAGGLQAINMEAANYVVFDASASAAVVLNSYIGGVKLFLGPALGAAAMTFFGYAVSDLTRSWLLYQGILFVLVMLFVPAGLAGLVQSLLANCRTHGLRRMLPLALAFVLGALLLAAGTVFTVEMLQRAFSQDYRAMAALAGGGLPPIPLFGRDWDPLSPFTWLVPAALLAAGVLLARLANGAWLRVKDAADAAAAPARPSANAHRNPA; from the coding sequence ATGACCCCGATCCAGAAAACCCTCCTGCTGCTCGCCGTCGCGGCCCTCGCCGCGCTGCCCGCAGTGCTTTCCCCGGCCCTGGTCAACGCCTCGATCCAGATGCTGATCGCGGTGCTGTTCGCCGCGGCCTTCAACCTGCTGAGCGGCCAGGGCGGCATGCTGTCGTTCGGCCACGCCGCCTACTTCGGCATCGGCACCTTCGCCACCGTGCACGCGATGAACGCCTTCGGCGGCAACGGCCTGCTGCCGACGCCGCTGCTGCCGCTGGCCGGCGGCGCCATGGGCCTGCTGGCGGGCCTGGCGGCCGGCTGGTTCGCAACCCAGCGCGCGGGCGTCTACTTCGCCATGATCACGCTGGCCCTGGCCGAGCTGCTGCATGCGCTGGCGCCCCACCTGGCCGGCTGGTTCGGCGGCGAGGCGGGCATCTCCACCATGCGCATGCCGGCCTGGGGCTTCAGCTTCGGCGACAGCACGCAGGTCTACTACCTGACCCTGGCCTGGGTGCTGCTGTCGCTGGGCCTGCTCTACCTGTACACGCTGACGCCGGTCGGCCGGCTCACGCTGGGCCTGCGCGAGAACGCCAACCGCCTGCGCTTCCTCGGCTATGACGTGCACCGCCTCGGCGTGCTGGTGTTCGCCGTGTCCGCGATGTTCTCCGGCGTCGCCGGCGGCCTGCAGGCCATCAATATGGAAGCGGCCAACTACGTGGTGTTCGATGCCTCGGCTTCCGCCGCGGTGGTGCTGAACAGCTACATCGGCGGCGTCAAGCTGTTCCTCGGGCCCGCGCTCGGCGCGGCGGCCATGACCTTCTTCGGCTATGCCGTGTCCGACCTGACGCGCTCCTGGCTGCTCTACCAGGGCATCCTGTTCGTGCTGGTGATGCTGTTCGTGCCGGCCGGGCTGGCCGGCCTGGTGCAGTCCTTGCTGGCCAACTGCCGCACGCACGGCCTGCGCCGCATGCTGCCGCTCGCGCTGGCCTTCGTGCTGGGCGCGCTGCTGCTGGCGGCCGGCACGGTCTTCACGGTGGAGATGCTGCAGCGCGCCTTCTCGCAGGACTACCGCGCGATGGCAGCCCTCGCCGGTGGCGGCCTGCCGCCGATCCCGCTGTTCGGCCGCGACTGGGACCCGCTCTCTCCGTTCACCTGGCTGGTGCCCGCCGCGCTGCTGGCCGCCGGCGTGCTCCTCGCCCGCCTCGCCAACGGCGCCTGGCTGCGCGTCAAGGACGCGGCCGATGCCGCCGCGGCCCCGGCCCGGCCTTCCGCCAACGCCCACAGGAATCCGGCATGA
- a CDS encoding ABC transporter ATP-binding protein: MNPQAILSLRGLRKSFGDVDIIRGVDLEVRAGERHALIGPNGAGKSTLFHLISGRLPASGGQVLLDGAAIQGLSPQEINRRGLARSFQITNIFAGLSVFENVRLAVMRRHGLQYVLWRFANRLRAVRDETMQLLDQVRLGARAGTVAGELSYSEQRSLEIAMTLASDPKVIMLDEPMAGMSQEETDYTAGLIRELSRGRTLMIVEHDMDVVFSLSDRISVLVYGEIVATGSPEEIRNNPRVKEAYLGEEAAA; this comes from the coding sequence ATGAACCCGCAAGCCATCCTTTCGCTGCGCGGCCTGCGCAAATCCTTCGGCGACGTCGACATCATCCGCGGCGTCGATCTCGAGGTGCGCGCCGGCGAACGCCACGCGCTGATCGGTCCCAACGGGGCCGGCAAATCGACCCTGTTCCACCTGATCTCGGGCCGCCTGCCCGCCAGCGGCGGCCAGGTGCTGCTGGACGGCGCCGCCATCCAGGGCTTGTCGCCGCAGGAAATCAACCGGCGCGGGCTGGCGCGCTCCTTCCAGATCACCAATATCTTCGCCGGCCTCAGCGTGTTCGAGAACGTGCGCCTCGCCGTGATGCGGCGGCACGGCCTGCAGTACGTGCTGTGGCGCTTCGCCAACCGCCTGCGCGCGGTGCGCGACGAGACCATGCAGCTGCTGGACCAGGTGCGGCTGGGCGCCCGCGCCGGCACCGTCGCCGGCGAGCTGTCCTACTCCGAGCAGCGCTCGCTGGAGATCGCCATGACGCTGGCCTCGGACCCCAAGGTGATCATGCTCGACGAGCCGATGGCCGGCATGTCGCAGGAGGAAACCGACTACACCGCCGGACTGATCCGCGAGTTGTCGCGAGGGCGCACGCTGATGATCGTCGAGCACGACATGGACGTGGTGTTCTCGCTGTCCGACCGTATCAGCGTGCTGGTCTACGGCGAGATCGTCGCCACCGGCAGCCCGGAGGAGATCCGCAACAACCCACGCGTCAAGGAAGCCTATCTGGGCGAGGAGGCCGCCGCATGA
- a CDS encoding ABC transporter ATP-binding protein has protein sequence MSAGIGQQHSGQGVRQAGTRLLSVEGLHAHYGKSHILHGVDFHVEQGEVVSLLGRNGAGRSTTLKAIMGLVPPSAGRIRLRGRDLAGAAPYAICRSGIAFVPEEREVFANLSVDENLRMGEQRAQQGAPKWTVEQMFDYFPRLKERRNTKAGSLSGGEQQMLTMCRSLLGNPLLILIDEPTEGLAPKIVQVVGEAIADIHRRGVSVVLVEQKLAIALKVSNRVCVMGHGRIVYEGTPAQLTANTQLMKDWLAV, from the coding sequence ATGAGCGCAGGTATCGGACAACAACACAGCGGGCAGGGCGTCCGGCAAGCCGGCACGCGGCTGCTATCGGTGGAAGGACTGCACGCCCACTACGGCAAGAGCCACATCCTGCACGGCGTCGATTTCCACGTCGAGCAGGGCGAGGTGGTCAGCCTGCTGGGACGCAACGGCGCCGGCCGCTCCACCACGCTCAAGGCCATCATGGGCCTGGTGCCGCCCAGCGCGGGCCGGATCCGGCTGCGCGGGCGCGATCTCGCCGGCGCCGCCCCCTATGCCATCTGCCGCAGCGGCATCGCCTTCGTGCCCGAGGAACGCGAGGTGTTCGCCAACCTGAGCGTCGACGAGAACCTGCGCATGGGCGAGCAGCGTGCCCAGCAGGGCGCGCCGAAGTGGACGGTCGAGCAGATGTTCGACTACTTCCCGCGCCTGAAGGAGCGGCGCAACACCAAGGCCGGCAGCCTGTCCGGCGGCGAGCAGCAGATGCTCACCATGTGCCGCTCGCTGCTGGGCAACCCGCTGCTGATCCTGATCGACGAGCCCACCGAAGGGCTGGCGCCCAAGATCGTGCAGGTGGTGGGCGAAGCCATCGCCGACATCCACCGCCGCGGCGTCTCGGTGGTGCTGGTCGAGCAGAAGCTGGCCATCGCCCTCAAGGTCTCCAACCGCGTCTGCGTGATGGGCCATGGCCGCATCGTCTACGAAGGCACGCCCGCGCAACTCACCGCCAACACTCAACTGATGAAGGACTGGCTCGCCGTATGA
- a CDS encoding SDR family NAD(P)-dependent oxidoreductase, translating into MQHGYPDAQPFAPARYPGLAGKVVLDTGAASGIGRAMAHGFARHGARLMLLDLDAGGLAAAKAELEAAHPGVEVETVRASITDPEAVEAACAATEARFGRIDVLLNNAGISMNKPSLELTPDDWRRAIDIDLSGVFFCTQAAARRMVRQGGGNILSTASMWGLASSARRLAYCAAKAGVVSLTKSLAAEWAEHNIRVNAVCPGYTRTALVDSLLARGAMDGEALLARTPLRRFGTPEEMAEVALFLASDAAAFITGHALVSDGGWTADGF; encoded by the coding sequence ATGCAGCACGGATATCCCGACGCCCAGCCGTTCGCGCCCGCCCGCTATCCCGGCCTGGCCGGCAAGGTCGTGCTCGACACCGGCGCCGCCAGCGGCATCGGCCGCGCCATGGCGCACGGCTTCGCCCGCCACGGCGCGCGCCTGATGCTGCTCGACCTCGACGCCGGCGGCCTGGCCGCCGCCAAGGCCGAGCTGGAGGCCGCCCATCCCGGCGTGGAGGTGGAGACCGTGCGCGCCTCCATCACCGACCCCGAGGCGGTCGAGGCCGCCTGCGCCGCCACCGAGGCGCGCTTCGGCCGCATCGACGTGCTGCTCAACAACGCCGGCATCTCGATGAACAAGCCCTCGCTGGAGCTGACGCCGGACGACTGGCGCCGCGCCATCGACATCGACCTGAGCGGCGTCTTCTTCTGCACGCAGGCCGCGGCGCGCCGCATGGTGCGCCAGGGCGGCGGCAACATCCTCAGCACCGCCTCGATGTGGGGCCTGGCCTCGTCGGCCCGGCGCCTGGCCTATTGCGCGGCCAAGGCCGGCGTGGTGTCGCTGACCAAGTCGCTGGCGGCCGAATGGGCCGAGCACAACATCCGCGTCAACGCAGTGTGCCCGGGCTACACCCGCACCGCGCTGGTCGACTCGCTGCTGGCGCGCGGCGCCATGGACGGCGAAGCCCTGCTGGCGCGCACGCCGCTGCGCCGCTTCGGCACGCCGGAAGAGATGGCCGAGGTGGCGCTCTTCCTCGCCTCCGACGCCGCCGCCTTCATCACCGGCCACGCGCTGGTCTCCGACGGCGGCTGGACCGCCGACGGCTTCTGA
- a CDS encoding alpha-ketoacid dehydrogenase subunit alpha/beta — translation MSERSTLRPAAEWVELRATDEDWARADPALLGSLLTHMHLIRGFEEAVLELAAEGLVHGPAHSSIGQEGGAAGSLVTLSGADQINGSHRGHHQFLSKALGYLAPAGLDPRAPLAPAVQTLLQRTLAEILGLAQGFCKGRGGSMHLQWAEAGALGTNAIVGGGVPMAAGAAWSHKHAGTDAVAITYFGDGAVNIGSVLETMNLAAAWQLPLCFFIENNRYAVSTTVEESTAEPRLSARGLAFNIPSWKVDGMDPLAVHLATQEALAHMRAGKGPTIIEADLYRFFHQNGPFPGSAFGYRSKEEEQQWRARDPLELMARRMQERGLVSAEEIAALRERVKQAMREAAAALTEADPSGKPGKRRIRPELWPSPDFRDVGIRSDLRELQGLRYAEQDSFGGKLETRKFIDVVADVMHRRMQADPSVVVMGEDVHRLKGGTNGATRGLRDSFPARVLGTPISENAFVGLGGGMALDGRFKPVVEFMYPDFMWVAADQVFNQIGKARHMFGGESDVPLVLRTKVAMGTGYGSQHSMDPAGIFATCPGWRIVAPSSPFDYVGLMNTALACKDPVLVIEHVDLYNSSGTGPVDDLDYHLPVGKAALRRQGAAVTVIAYLSMVGHALEAVEQTGVDAEVIDLRWLDRASLDWDTIEASIRKTNNVLIVEQGARGTSYGGWLADEIQRRCFDWLDQPVQRVTGAEAAPSISKVLERAAAARTEEVAAGLRQVMRDQGAA, via the coding sequence ATGTCTGAACGTAGCACCCTGCGCCCCGCCGCCGAATGGGTGGAACTGCGCGCCACCGACGAAGACTGGGCGCGCGCCGACCCCGCCCTGCTGGGCTCGCTGCTCACCCATATGCACCTGATCCGCGGCTTCGAGGAAGCCGTGCTGGAGCTGGCCGCCGAGGGCCTGGTCCACGGCCCGGCCCATTCGAGCATCGGCCAGGAAGGCGGCGCCGCCGGCTCGCTGGTCACGCTGAGCGGCGCCGACCAGATCAACGGCTCGCACCGCGGCCACCACCAGTTCCTGTCCAAGGCGCTCGGCTACCTGGCCCCGGCCGGCCTCGACCCGCGCGCGCCGCTGGCGCCGGCGGTGCAGACCCTGCTGCAGCGCACGCTGGCCGAGATCCTCGGCCTGGCGCAGGGCTTCTGCAAGGGCCGCGGCGGCTCCATGCACCTGCAGTGGGCCGAGGCCGGCGCGCTCGGTACCAACGCCATCGTCGGCGGCGGCGTGCCGATGGCCGCCGGCGCGGCCTGGTCGCACAAGCACGCGGGCACCGACGCCGTGGCCATCACCTACTTCGGCGACGGCGCGGTCAACATCGGCTCGGTGCTGGAGACCATGAACCTGGCGGCGGCATGGCAGCTTCCGCTGTGCTTCTTCATCGAGAACAACCGCTACGCGGTGTCGACCACGGTGGAGGAATCGACCGCCGAGCCGCGCCTGTCCGCACGCGGACTGGCCTTCAACATCCCCAGCTGGAAGGTCGACGGCATGGATCCGCTGGCCGTGCACCTGGCCACGCAGGAAGCGCTGGCGCACATGCGCGCCGGCAAGGGCCCGACCATCATCGAGGCCGACCTGTACCGCTTCTTCCACCAGAACGGCCCCTTCCCCGGCAGCGCCTTCGGCTACCGCAGCAAGGAAGAGGAACAGCAATGGCGCGCGCGCGACCCGCTCGAACTGATGGCGCGCCGCATGCAGGAGCGCGGCCTGGTCAGCGCCGAAGAGATCGCCGCGCTGCGCGAGCGCGTCAAGCAGGCCATGCGCGAGGCCGCCGCCGCGCTGACCGAGGCCGATCCTTCGGGCAAGCCGGGCAAGCGCCGCATCCGCCCCGAGCTGTGGCCCAGCCCGGACTTCCGCGACGTCGGCATCCGCAGCGACCTGCGCGAGCTGCAGGGCCTGCGCTACGCCGAGCAGGACAGCTTCGGCGGCAAGCTGGAAACGCGCAAGTTCATCGACGTGGTGGCCGACGTCATGCACCGGCGCATGCAGGCCGATCCCTCGGTGGTGGTGATGGGGGAAGACGTGCACCGTCTCAAGGGCGGCACCAACGGCGCCACGCGCGGCCTGCGCGACAGCTTCCCGGCGCGCGTGCTCGGCACGCCGATCAGCGAGAACGCCTTCGTCGGCCTGGGCGGCGGCATGGCGCTGGATGGCCGCTTCAAGCCGGTGGTCGAGTTCATGTACCCCGATTTCATGTGGGTGGCGGCCGACCAGGTCTTCAACCAGATCGGCAAGGCGCGCCACATGTTCGGCGGCGAGAGCGACGTGCCGCTGGTGCTGCGCACCAAGGTGGCGATGGGCACCGGCTACGGCTCGCAGCACTCGATGGACCCGGCCGGCATCTTCGCCACCTGCCCGGGCTGGCGCATCGTCGCGCCGTCCAGTCCCTTCGACTACGTCGGCCTGATGAACACCGCGCTGGCCTGCAAGGACCCGGTGCTGGTGATCGAGCACGTCGACCTGTACAACAGCTCGGGCACGGGCCCGGTGGATGACCTCGACTACCACCTGCCGGTGGGCAAGGCCGCGCTGCGCCGCCAGGGTGCCGCGGTGACCGTGATCGCCTACCTGTCGATGGTGGGCCATGCGCTCGAAGCGGTGGAGCAGACCGGCGTCGACGCCGAGGTGATCGACCTGCGCTGGCTCGACCGCGCCAGCCTCGACTGGGACACCATCGAGGCCAGCATCCGCAAGACCAACAATGTGCTGATCGTCGAGCAGGGCGCGCGCGGTACCTCCTACGGCGGCTGGCTGGCCGACGAGATCCAGCGCCGCTGCTTCGACTGGCTGGACCAGCCGGTGCAGCGCGTGACCGGCGCCGAAGCGGCGCCCAGCATCTCCAAGGTGCTGGAGCGCGCCGCCGCGGCGCGCACCGAGGAAGTGGCCGCCGGCCTGCGCCAGGTGATGCGCGACCAGGGCGCCGCCTGA
- a CDS encoding VOC family protein codes for MTLNMIVPLEVGIAVRDLAPMRRFYEQVLGLAFVSEVQVPPAAAAQAAMHRDGYTAVRLQTPRGERVKLLAPATPPAPAAVPGYILDKANASYLTFIVDDLQAVVERLAAAGARLLTGPRRVEVRAGTWLAFCHDPEGNVLEFVQYDDIAAYRPDLFPAEAH; via the coding sequence ATGACCCTGAACATGATCGTTCCCCTCGAGGTCGGCATCGCCGTGCGCGACCTCGCTCCGATGCGCCGCTTCTACGAGCAGGTGCTCGGCCTCGCCTTCGTCAGCGAGGTGCAGGTGCCGCCGGCCGCCGCCGCGCAGGCCGCCATGCACCGCGACGGCTACACCGCCGTGCGCCTGCAGACGCCGCGCGGCGAGCGCGTCAAGCTGCTGGCCCCGGCCACGCCGCCGGCGCCCGCCGCGGTGCCCGGCTATATCCTCGACAAGGCCAACGCCAGCTACCTGACCTTCATCGTCGACGACCTCCAGGCCGTGGTCGAGCGGCTGGCCGCCGCCGGCGCACGCCTGCTGACCGGGCCCCGGCGCGTCGAAGTCCGCGCCGGCACCTGGCTGGCCTTCTGCCACGACCCCGAAGGCAATGTGCTGGAGTTCGTGCAGTACGACGACATCGCGGCCTACCGGCCCGACCTGTTCCCGGCGGAGGCGCACTGA
- a CDS encoding pyruvate dehydrogenase complex dihydrolipoamide acetyltransferase encodes MAILLRMPEVAANATHATLQAWTREEGETVAVGDCVAEIETDKAVVELNADATGVLGRRLVAAGQEVEVGAPIGVLLVDGESAIDIDALIAAAGGGGATPTAAAAAAAAEPTPATAPAAGAASPAAAPSSRVFASPLARRLAARLGVDLAALRGSGPNGRVVKRDVEQAAQGGRPPAAPAAAPAACASAAVPAASTSAAALPADAAFTEVPHSNMRRTIARRLSESKATIPHFYLVADCRMEALLALRAQVNAGAARKISVNDFIVRAVAVALREVPGANVGWTDSAMRHYREADVAVAVSTGTGLITPIVRGADRKPLSVISGEIADLAARARAGQLRPEEYQGGSFSVSNLGMFGVSEFSAIINPPQAAILAVGATQAVPVVEDGELRPGQVMRCTLSADHRAIDGALAAQWLAAFKRLVENPLSMLI; translated from the coding sequence ATGGCGATTCTGCTGCGCATGCCCGAGGTGGCGGCCAATGCCACCCATGCCACGCTGCAGGCGTGGACCCGCGAAGAAGGCGAGACGGTCGCCGTGGGCGACTGCGTCGCCGAGATCGAGACCGACAAGGCGGTGGTCGAGCTGAACGCCGACGCGACCGGCGTGCTGGGCCGCCGCCTCGTCGCCGCCGGCCAGGAGGTCGAGGTCGGCGCGCCCATCGGCGTGCTGCTGGTCGACGGCGAGAGCGCCATCGATATCGACGCGCTGATCGCCGCCGCCGGCGGTGGTGGCGCGACCCCGACCGCGGCCGCTGCGGCCGCCGCGGCCGAACCGACGCCGGCCACCGCACCGGCGGCCGGCGCGGCCAGCCCGGCCGCCGCGCCCTCGTCCCGCGTGTTCGCCAGCCCGCTCGCGCGCCGCCTGGCGGCCCGGCTCGGCGTCGACCTCGCCGCGCTGCGCGGCAGTGGCCCCAACGGCCGCGTGGTCAAGCGCGACGTGGAGCAGGCCGCGCAAGGCGGCCGCCCGCCGGCGGCTCCGGCCGCTGCCCCCGCCGCCTGCGCCAGCGCTGCCGTGCCGGCAGCAAGCACAAGTGCCGCCGCGCTGCCCGCCGATGCCGCTTTCACCGAGGTGCCGCACAGCAATATGCGCCGCACCATCGCGCGGCGCCTGTCGGAAAGCAAGGCCACCATTCCCCACTTCTACCTGGTGGCCGACTGCCGCATGGAGGCGCTGCTGGCGCTGCGCGCGCAGGTCAATGCCGGGGCCGCGCGCAAGATCTCCGTCAACGACTTCATCGTGCGCGCGGTGGCGGTGGCCCTGCGCGAGGTGCCCGGGGCCAACGTGGGCTGGACCGACAGCGCGATGCGCCACTACCGCGAGGCGGACGTGGCGGTGGCCGTGTCGACCGGGACCGGCCTCATCACCCCCATCGTGCGCGGCGCCGACCGCAAGCCGCTGTCGGTGATCAGCGGCGAGATCGCCGACCTCGCCGCGCGTGCCCGCGCCGGGCAGCTGCGCCCCGAGGAATACCAGGGCGGCAGCTTCAGCGTCAGCAACCTGGGCATGTTCGGCGTAAGCGAGTTCTCGGCCATCATCAATCCGCCGCAGGCCGCCATCCTGGCGGTCGGCGCCACCCAGGCGGTGCCCGTGGTGGAAGACGGCGAGCTGCGCCCCGGCCAGGTCATGCGCTGCACGCTGTCGGCCGACCACCGCGCCATCGACGGCGCGCTGGCCGCGCAGTGGCTGGCCGCGTTCAAGCGGCTGGTGGAAAACCCCTTGTCAATGTTGATCTGA